One window of the Candidatus Izemoplasmatales bacterium genome contains the following:
- the thrS gene encoding threonine--tRNA ligase, whose translation MINIVFPDGSSRSYEAPVSGLAIAQSLSPSLAKKCVAVKVDGELLDLNRPIVRDAAVVLVTESDPEALEILRHSAAHLLAEAVRKINPDAKFGVGPAIEEGFYYDIDLGEAVLTESDLPKIEAAMQKLAAENKPVVRREVSKAEALALFAADPYKTELISALPEGEVITIYTQGDFTDLCRGPHLPSAKWLRHFKLTSLAGAYWRGDSKNKQLTRVYGTAFYGEKELADFLFMVEERKKRDHRKLGKELDLFMLSEYGPGFPFWLPKGMIVRRELENFWYKVHLKEGYQLIQTPIMLNKDLWVISGHWMNYRENMYTSSIDDMEFAIKPMNCPGGMLVYKRDIHSYKDFPLKVGELGLVHRHEASGALNGLFRVRNFTQDDAHIFMTEDMIVHEIQELVRLYEYMYSVFGLSYHIELSTRPLEKYIGDIATWDRAEKALADALNAIGKPFKINPGDGAFYGPKLDFKLRDSMNRIWQCGTIQLDMNLPERFDLTYIDQNGEKKRPVMLHRALFGSIERFIGILIEHYAGAFPTWLAPVQVKVIPVNNAFHADYGKEVFRRLVDNDLRAEIDDREEKLGYKIREAQTQKVPFQLVLGDKEVADRTVTYRRYGEQEQTTLPLDAFIALVKSEKPKSK comes from the coding sequence ATGATCAACATCGTGTTTCCCGACGGCTCCTCGCGTTCGTACGAAGCACCGGTCTCCGGACTGGCGATCGCGCAGTCGCTGTCCCCGTCCCTCGCCAAGAAGTGCGTCGCCGTCAAGGTCGACGGCGAACTCCTCGACCTGAACCGACCGATCGTTCGCGACGCGGCGGTCGTGCTCGTCACCGAGAGCGATCCCGAAGCGCTCGAGATCCTGCGCCATTCCGCCGCCCACCTGCTCGCCGAGGCGGTCCGCAAGATTAATCCGGACGCCAAGTTCGGCGTCGGCCCCGCGATCGAGGAGGGATTCTACTACGACATCGATCTCGGCGAGGCCGTCCTCACCGAGAGCGACCTTCCGAAGATCGAGGCGGCGATGCAGAAGCTCGCGGCCGAGAACAAGCCGGTCGTCCGCCGCGAGGTCTCGAAGGCCGAGGCGCTCGCCCTCTTCGCGGCCGACCCCTACAAGACCGAGCTCATCTCCGCCCTGCCCGAGGGCGAGGTCATCACGATCTACACGCAGGGCGACTTCACCGACCTCTGCCGCGGCCCGCACCTGCCGAGCGCGAAATGGCTCCGCCACTTCAAGCTGACGAGCCTCGCCGGCGCCTACTGGCGCGGCGATTCGAAGAACAAGCAGCTCACGCGCGTCTACGGCACCGCTTTCTACGGCGAGAAGGAACTGGCCGACTTTCTCTTCATGGTCGAGGAACGCAAGAAGCGCGACCATCGCAAGCTCGGCAAGGAGCTCGACCTGTTCATGCTTTCCGAATACGGTCCCGGCTTCCCGTTCTGGCTGCCGAAGGGCATGATCGTGCGTCGGGAGCTCGAGAACTTCTGGTACAAGGTCCACCTCAAGGAAGGATACCAGCTGATTCAGACGCCGATCATGCTGAACAAGGACCTGTGGGTCATCTCCGGCCACTGGATGAACTATCGCGAGAACATGTACACGTCGTCGATCGACGACATGGAGTTCGCGATCAAGCCGATGAACTGCCCCGGCGGGATGCTCGTGTACAAGCGCGACATCCATTCCTATAAGGATTTCCCGCTCAAGGTCGGAGAACTCGGGCTGGTTCACCGTCATGAGGCCTCGGGTGCCCTCAACGGGCTCTTCCGGGTCCGCAACTTCACCCAGGACGACGCCCACATCTTCATGACCGAGGACATGATCGTCCATGAAATCCAGGAACTGGTCCGGCTCTATGAGTACATGTACTCCGTCTTCGGACTCTCCTACCACATCGAGCTCTCCACCCGTCCGCTCGAGAAGTACATCGGCGACATCGCCACCTGGGATCGCGCCGAGAAGGCCCTCGCCGACGCCCTGAACGCGATCGGAAAGCCCTTCAAGATCAATCCCGGCGACGGCGCCTTCTACGGCCCGAAGCTCGACTTCAAGCTGCGCGACTCGATGAACCGCATCTGGCAGTGCGGCACGATCCAGCTCGACATGAACCTCCCGGAACGGTTCGATCTCACCTACATCGACCAAAACGGCGAGAAGAAGCGGCCGGTCATGCTCCACCGCGCCCTGTTCGGGTCAATCGAACGCTTCATCGGCATCCTGATCGAACACTACGCCGGCGCCTTCCCGACCTGGCTCGCCCCCGTGCAGGTCAAGGTCATCCCCGTGAACAACGCCTTCCACGCCGACTACGGCAAGGAGGTCTTCCGCCGTCTCGTCGACAACGACCTGCGCGCCGAGATCGACGATCGCGAAGAAAAACTCGGATACAAGATCCGCGAGGCGCAGACCCAGAAGGTCCCGTTCCAGCTCGTCCTCGGCGACAAGGAGGTCGCGGACCGGACCGTCACCTATCGCCGTTACGGCGAACAGGAACAGACGACCCTTCCGCTCGATGCATTCATCGCGCTCGTCAAGTCGGAGAAGCCGAAAAGCAAGTGA
- the dnaI gene encoding primosomal protein DnaI has translation MKKLNEFLGGIAPPAGADDTIDRLLEDPVINAFVLKNDLTHDQIVRGINDILVFKEAKDVCAVCRGLYECKLATEGMTPMLSLYGREIQIAYGKCRYNASDPAAERIDALYVPRKVFAADITDFDMLGTARKEVHKYMVDFLNRYTRKNPMKGMFLSGLFGSGKTYILACMANELAKKGYRSVFVYYPDLVRELKSSIGEGGLEERIRQLKTVDALFLDDIGGETVSPFIRDEVLGPILQHRVLDELPTFFSSNLKMRSLIEAMMMNTGDVERSKAVRIYERIRELAVEFELTEKPARRA, from the coding sequence ATGAAGAAACTGAATGAATTCCTGGGCGGCATCGCGCCCCCGGCGGGGGCCGACGATACGATCGACCGTCTGCTCGAGGACCCGGTGATCAACGCCTTCGTGTTGAAGAACGACCTGACCCACGACCAGATCGTGCGCGGGATCAACGACATCCTCGTCTTCAAGGAGGCGAAGGACGTCTGCGCCGTCTGTCGCGGCCTCTACGAGTGCAAGCTGGCGACCGAGGGGATGACGCCGATGCTCTCGCTCTACGGCAGGGAGATCCAGATCGCCTACGGGAAGTGCCGCTACAACGCTTCCGACCCGGCGGCCGAGCGGATCGACGCCCTGTACGTGCCGCGCAAGGTCTTTGCGGCCGACATCACCGATTTCGACATGCTCGGCACGGCTCGCAAGGAAGTTCACAAGTACATGGTCGACTTCCTCAACCGCTACACGCGCAAGAACCCGATGAAGGGGATGTTCCTGTCGGGTCTGTTCGGCAGCGGGAAGACCTACATCCTCGCCTGCATGGCCAACGAACTCGCCAAGAAGGGCTACCGGAGCGTCTTCGTCTATTATCCCGACCTGGTGCGCGAACTGAAATCGTCGATCGGCGAGGGCGGGCTCGAGGAACGGATCCGTCAGCTCAAGACCGTCGACGCACTCTTCCTCGACGACATCGGCGGTGAGACCGTCTCGCCGTTCATCCGCGACGAGGTCCTGGGACCGATCCTGCAGCATCGCGTCCTCGACGAACTCCCGACGTTCTTCTCCTCGAACCTGAAGATGCGGTCGCTGATCGAGGCGATGATGATGAATACCGGCGACGTCGAACGTTCGAAGGCGGTCCGCATCTACGAACGGATCCGCGAACTCGCGGTCGAATTCGAATTGACGGAAAAACCGGCGCGCCGCGCTTGA
- a CDS encoding DnaD domain protein: MERVRRNDLFFVHARTMLSTADFQTLSLFYQPLVGVSAFSLYLTLFSLLNRSTLVSEKYLHADLESILDVKLETLEEARFRLEAVGLLTTAFKSDCFLYELALPMTPSSFVNDGVLGQYLRGAITEERYTRIVKLFKTAKVTRDGYVDVTKAFDEVFPALPAEDGASEEDLPGRVRSKSVRIRHSTFDFRLFAESMNPEFFDPAQLTDVVRDKIDNLAYVYGLDELAMKDVWVKAVDKTKPVDFAKLASYARDAYKLSARTSPEPIEAEAAPTHPVETGDPVVYFSAVSPKELLGTMSGGKVAIADLRIVERLLNEIGLDKGVVNVMLAYVLKNNHGDMPSYEYFEKIGLSWKRNRVDSVGVAVDYVTHLNAEYEKKQETGAARRAGRYGKDEKPDVKIDWLDEYMKSIQ, from the coding sequence ATGGAACGCGTCCGGAGAAACGACCTGTTCTTCGTCCATGCCAGGACGATGCTCTCGACTGCCGACTTTCAGACGCTTTCGCTCTTCTACCAGCCGCTCGTCGGCGTTTCGGCGTTCTCCCTCTATCTGACGCTGTTCTCGCTTCTGAACCGGTCGACGCTGGTAAGCGAGAAGTACCTCCACGCCGACCTCGAAAGCATCCTCGACGTCAAACTCGAGACGCTCGAGGAGGCGCGGTTCAGACTCGAAGCCGTCGGGCTTCTGACGACCGCCTTCAAGAGCGACTGCTTCCTTTATGAACTCGCCCTGCCGATGACGCCGTCGAGTTTCGTGAACGACGGCGTCCTCGGGCAGTACCTCCGCGGCGCCATTACCGAGGAACGATACACCCGGATCGTCAAGCTCTTCAAGACCGCCAAGGTGACGCGCGACGGGTACGTCGACGTCACGAAGGCGTTCGACGAGGTCTTCCCGGCGCTGCCTGCCGAGGACGGCGCATCGGAAGAGGATCTTCCCGGACGGGTGCGCTCGAAGTCGGTCAGAATCCGCCATTCGACCTTCGATTTCCGGCTCTTTGCCGAGAGCATGAACCCCGAGTTCTTCGATCCCGCGCAGCTCACGGACGTCGTCCGCGACAAGATCGACAACCTCGCATACGTCTACGGACTCGACGAGCTGGCGATGAAGGACGTCTGGGTCAAGGCCGTCGACAAGACCAAACCGGTCGATTTCGCCAAGCTCGCCTCCTATGCGCGCGACGCCTACAAGCTGTCCGCGCGGACCTCCCCGGAACCGATCGAAGCGGAGGCGGCGCCGACGCATCCCGTCGAGACCGGCGATCCCGTGGTCTATTTCAGTGCCGTGAGCCCGAAGGAACTGCTCGGCACGATGTCGGGCGGAAAGGTCGCAATCGCCGATCTTCGGATCGTCGAGCGGCTCCTGAACGAGATCGGACTCGACAAGGGCGTCGTCAACGTGATGCTCGCGTACGTGCTCAAGAACAACCACGGCGACATGCCCTCCTACGAATACTTCGAGAAGATCGGCCTTTCCTGGAAGCGCAACCGCGTCGATTCGGTCGGCGTCGCCGTCGACTATGTGACGCACCTCAACGCCGAATACGAGAAGAAGCAGGAAACCGGCGCCGCCCGCAGGGCGGGTCGCTACGGCAAGGACGAGAAGCCGGACGTCAAGATCGACTGGCTCGACGAGTACATGAAATCCATCCAGTGA
- the mutM gene encoding DNA-formamidopyrimidine glycosylase → MPELPEVETIKRTLAPALVGRTIASVTVRCDRIVHGATPAEFAARLQGQTVRALGRFGKYLFFTLDDITLVSHLRMEGKYFLKPAADPYEKHEHVVFDFTDGGSLRYHDTRKFGTMEIVPKGTEKHLRAIEAMGPEPASPAFSGAYLARKGGASARPVKSFLLDQRIVSGLGNIYVDETLGRSRIHPETLARHLIRSEWNAVAAAAKAVVAQAVEDGGTTIRSYVSSLGVTGRFQTELVVHMRKGLPCHACGTPIVKTVVGGRGTYLCPRCQVVKPGKGLVVGLTGGIASGKSTVGRLFRKAGIAVLDADVVYKDLSKPGNVLYNDIIGAFGEGILAADGSIDRAKLGAVVFADAAARERLNALSHPAVRTAMLAWIDARKAGGDEIIVASVPLLFEAGFDSFCDVTVAVWCPPRIQLERLMKRNGLSRADALRRIGAQMPLKQKSLRATHTIDNADGRKALAESFTTTLALIRS, encoded by the coding sequence ATGCCCGAACTGCCCGAAGTGGAAACCATCAAAAGAACCCTCGCGCCGGCCCTCGTCGGCCGCACGATCGCGTCCGTCACCGTCCGCTGCGACCGGATCGTCCACGGGGCGACGCCCGCCGAGTTCGCCGCCCGCCTGCAGGGGCAGACGGTGCGCGCGCTCGGCCGGTTCGGCAAATATCTCTTCTTCACGCTCGACGACATCACCCTCGTTTCGCATCTCCGGATGGAGGGAAAATACTTCCTGAAACCGGCTGCGGATCCATATGAGAAGCACGAGCACGTCGTCTTCGACTTCACCGACGGCGGTTCGCTCCGCTACCACGATACCCGGAAGTTCGGGACGATGGAAATCGTTCCGAAGGGAACAGAGAAACACCTGAGGGCGATCGAGGCCATGGGCCCGGAACCCGCCTCCCCCGCCTTCTCGGGCGCATACCTCGCCCGCAAGGGCGGTGCTTCCGCCCGTCCCGTCAAGTCGTTTCTGCTCGACCAGCGGATCGTTTCCGGACTCGGGAACATCTACGTCGACGAAACCCTCGGTCGTTCGCGAATCCACCCCGAGACGCTCGCCAGGCATCTGATCAGGTCCGAATGGAACGCCGTCGCCGCCGCCGCGAAGGCGGTCGTCGCCCAGGCCGTCGAAGACGGCGGAACGACGATTCGAAGCTACGTCTCGAGTCTCGGCGTCACCGGTCGGTTCCAGACCGAGTTGGTCGTCCACATGCGCAAAGGCCTTCCCTGTCACGCGTGCGGAACCCCGATCGTGAAGACCGTCGTCGGCGGCCGCGGCACCTACCTCTGTCCGCGCTGTCAGGTCGTCAAGCCCGGCAAGGGCCTTGTCGTCGGCCTTACGGGCGGGATCGCCTCGGGCAAGTCGACCGTCGGGCGTCTCTTTCGGAAAGCGGGAATCGCCGTCCTCGACGCCGACGTCGTCTACAAAGACCTGTCCAAACCTGGAAATGTATTGTATAATGACATCATCGGCGCATTCGGCGAAGGAATCCTCGCCGCGGACGGATCGATCGACCGGGCGAAGCTCGGCGCGGTCGTCTTCGCCGATGCCGCGGCGCGCGAACGCCTGAACGCGCTCTCCCATCCGGCGGTGCGGACCGCCATGCTCGCATGGATCGACGCGCGCAAGGCCGGGGGCGACGAGATCATCGTCGCCAGCGTCCCGCTCCTCTTCGAGGCCGGGTTCGACTCCTTCTGCGACGTCACCGTCGCCGTCTGGTGCCCGCCGCGGATCCAGCTCGAACGCCTCATGAAACGAAACGGTCTTTCCCGTGCCGACGCGCTTCGCCGCATCGGTGCGCAGATGCCCCTCAAGCAGAAAAGCCTAAGGGCGACGCATACGATCGACAACGCGGACGGACGCAAGGCCCTCGCCGAGTCGTTCACGACGACGCTCGCGCTCATAAGGAGTTGA
- the polA gene encoding DNA polymerase I encodes MKKLLLIDGNNLLFRSYFATAAMGNLMKNSQGVYTNAVFGFASTMQQLLKTDFTHILVAWDPKGPTHRHLEFSEYKGTRPDVPEELISQMPLVREYLDAVGVPRYEQDLYEADDIIGYCATHYRGEFDAIEIYSNDHDLMQLLSDNVSQIVSKKGLTEVEVFTPSSMKEKLGIGPSQIPDYKGMVGDASDNIPGIPGVGDKTAVKLLNEYGTLENVLDKVDGISGKLKEKIAANVEVARFSKRLATIVTEFSNSLSSSKLEYRGGDPERIRDFMRRMEFHSLLKKIEIERPKSAAAAAPYRLLSADELEPVLSGGAAVCIELFGANYHAARILGFGIANESGAYFVDFETFRNAPALIRWMGDPAVSKDTYDLKQMKVALKWAGYETAGFRFDLMLASYLTNPNLTRDDFRSVVAHFGCDAVAYDEEVFGRGAKYALPDDPGLYRRHAADKAVAVRSLKAKILAVNAEYGQTDLLEKIEIPLAETLAEMEYAGIRIDERALEAFGADLSARASTLEKEIYALAGEEFNIQSPKQLGTILFEKLQLPYYKKTKSGYSTDSSVLDQLAGFHPIVDKITEFRSATKLHSTYYEGLKAAIAVKNDGRVHTIYKQTLTQTGRLSSIEPNLQNIPVRTEEGKELRRVFIPSDSEHLLFSCDYSQIELRILAEMAGVKSLIEAFCRGEDIHAHTARLVFSKAEVTADERRQAKAVNFGLIYGKTAWGLAEDLKISPKQAETFIADYFAKLSEIRTFMDASIADAKTKGYVTTLFHRRRYIPEATADNYMVREVGKRMAMNAPIQGTAADILKIAMVRIRDEFASRGLKARIILQIHDELVFDVPVSERATVAEVVVAAMEHAVPFAVPLKVEGDFGTNLYEVK; translated from the coding sequence ATGAAGAAGCTGCTCCTGATCGACGGCAACAACCTCCTCTTCCGTTCCTACTTCGCGACCGCCGCGATGGGGAACCTGATGAAGAACAGCCAGGGCGTCTATACGAACGCCGTTTTCGGCTTCGCCTCGACCATGCAGCAGCTCCTGAAGACGGATTTCACCCATATCCTCGTCGCCTGGGACCCGAAGGGACCGACCCATCGCCACCTCGAATTCTCCGAATACAAGGGAACCCGCCCCGACGTTCCCGAGGAACTGATCTCGCAGATGCCGCTCGTACGCGAATACCTCGACGCCGTCGGCGTGCCGCGCTACGAACAGGACCTCTATGAGGCCGACGACATCATCGGCTACTGCGCCACCCATTATCGAGGCGAGTTCGACGCGATCGAGATCTACTCGAACGACCACGACCTGATGCAGTTGCTTTCCGACAACGTGTCGCAGATCGTCTCGAAGAAGGGACTGACCGAAGTCGAGGTCTTCACCCCGTCCTCGATGAAGGAGAAACTCGGCATCGGCCCTTCGCAGATTCCCGACTACAAGGGCATGGTCGGCGACGCGAGCGACAACATTCCCGGCATCCCGGGCGTCGGCGACAAGACCGCCGTCAAACTACTGAATGAGTACGGAACCCTCGAGAACGTCCTCGACAAGGTCGACGGCATCTCCGGAAAACTGAAGGAGAAGATTGCGGCGAACGTCGAGGTGGCGCGCTTTTCCAAGCGGCTGGCGACGATCGTCACCGAATTTTCGAACTCCTTGTCGTCGTCGAAGCTCGAATACCGCGGCGGCGATCCCGAACGGATCCGCGACTTCATGCGACGGATGGAATTCCACTCGCTTCTGAAGAAGATCGAGATCGAACGTCCGAAATCCGCGGCCGCCGCGGCACCCTACCGGCTCCTGTCGGCCGACGAGCTCGAACCCGTCCTCTCCGGAGGGGCGGCCGTCTGCATCGAGCTCTTCGGCGCCAACTATCACGCCGCCAGGATCCTCGGATTCGGCATCGCCAACGAATCCGGCGCTTATTTCGTGGATTTCGAGACGTTCAGAAACGCCCCCGCCCTGATCCGCTGGATGGGCGATCCGGCCGTTTCGAAGGACACGTACGATCTGAAGCAGATGAAGGTCGCGCTCAAGTGGGCGGGATACGAGACCGCCGGATTCCGTTTCGACCTGATGCTTGCGAGCTATCTCACCAATCCCAACCTCACCCGCGACGACTTCCGTTCCGTCGTCGCCCACTTCGGCTGTGATGCCGTCGCGTACGACGAGGAGGTCTTCGGCCGCGGCGCCAAGTACGCCCTCCCGGACGACCCAGGGCTCTATCGGCGTCATGCCGCCGACAAGGCGGTCGCGGTCCGTTCGCTGAAGGCGAAGATCCTCGCCGTCAATGCCGAGTATGGGCAGACCGACCTGCTCGAGAAGATCGAGATCCCGCTCGCGGAGACGCTCGCGGAGATGGAATACGCCGGCATCCGGATCGACGAACGCGCGCTCGAAGCGTTCGGCGCCGATCTTTCCGCACGCGCCTCGACCCTCGAGAAGGAGATCTATGCCCTCGCCGGCGAGGAGTTCAACATCCAGAGTCCGAAACAGCTCGGGACGATCCTGTTCGAGAAGCTGCAGCTGCCCTACTACAAGAAGACGAAATCCGGTTATTCGACCGATTCGTCGGTCCTCGACCAGCTCGCCGGCTTCCACCCGATCGTCGACAAGATCACCGAATTCCGCTCGGCGACGAAACTGCACTCGACCTACTACGAGGGACTGAAGGCGGCGATCGCGGTCAAGAACGACGGCCGCGTCCACACCATCTACAAGCAGACCCTGACGCAGACGGGCAGACTCTCGTCGATCGAGCCGAACCTGCAGAACATCCCGGTCCGGACCGAGGAGGGCAAGGAGCTCCGCCGCGTCTTCATTCCGTCCGATTCCGAGCATCTGCTCTTTTCCTGCGACTACTCGCAGATCGAACTCCGCATCCTCGCCGAGATGGCGGGGGTGAAGAGCCTGATCGAGGCGTTCTGCCGCGGCGAGGACATCCATGCCCATACCGCCCGCCTCGTCTTCAGCAAGGCCGAGGTCACCGCCGACGAACGCCGTCAGGCGAAGGCGGTCAACTTCGGCCTCATCTACGGGAAAACCGCATGGGGTCTCGCCGAGGATCTGAAGATCTCGCCGAAGCAGGCCGAGACCTTCATCGCCGACTACTTCGCCAAGCTTTCCGAGATTCGCACCTTCATGGACGCCTCGATCGCCGACGCGAAGACCAAGGGATACGTCACGACCCTGTTCCACCGCCGCCGCTACATCCCCGAGGCGACCGCCGACAACTACATGGTCCGCGAGGTCGGGAAGCGGATGGCGATGAACGCGCCGATCCAGGGCACCGCCGCCGACATCCTCAAGATCGCGATGGTGCGGATCAGGGACGAGTTCGCAAGCCGCGGGCTCAAGGCCCGGATCATCCTCCAGATCCATGACGAACTCGTTTTCGACGTACCGGTTTCCGAACGCGCGACCGTTGCCGAAGTCGTCGTCGCCGCGATGGAGCACGCCGTGCCCTTCGCCGTCCCGCTCAAGGTCGAGGGCGATTTCGGCACGAACCTGTACGAGGTGAAGTGA
- a CDS encoding type III pantothenate kinase: MLVLIDIGNTTVGIGLSRNHLTLDDKVYKVNTEKNKSSDEYAVTLNILFKDLPVTNVIVSSVVPELNDVFRDYFQDWFEVTPLFLGQGLKTGIKVLSDNPREVGSDLIANVVAATELYAKTCLVVDLGTATTFTYVENMGLKGVIITPGLSTSRNALISKTSLLPQVEIDLPNKLIGTTSTESIKSGLVYGHASMIDGMIGRVKKHLGNPDLKVILTGGHARLIHPLCEQPMVCDERLILKGLLLIHQKNAQKPARAE; this comes from the coding sequence ATGCTCGTCCTGATCGACATCGGGAACACCACCGTCGGGATCGGCCTGTCGCGCAATCACCTCACGCTCGACGACAAGGTCTACAAGGTCAACACCGAGAAGAACAAATCGAGCGACGAATACGCCGTGACGCTGAACATCCTGTTCAAGGACCTGCCCGTCACGAATGTGATCGTCTCCTCCGTCGTTCCCGAACTGAACGACGTCTTTCGCGATTACTTTCAGGACTGGTTCGAGGTCACCCCGCTCTTCCTCGGCCAGGGTCTCAAGACGGGCATCAAGGTGCTTTCCGACAATCCCCGCGAGGTCGGTTCGGACCTGATCGCCAACGTCGTCGCAGCGACCGAGCTCTACGCCAAGACCTGTCTCGTCGTCGATCTCGGAACCGCCACCACCTTCACCTACGTCGAGAACATGGGGCTCAAGGGCGTCATCATCACCCCCGGTCTGTCGACCAGCCGGAACGCCCTGATCTCGAAGACCTCGCTGTTGCCTCAGGTCGAGATCGACCTGCCCAACAAGCTGATCGGGACGACCTCGACGGAAAGCATCAAGTCGGGGCTGGTGTACGGTCACGCCTCGATGATCGACGGCATGATCGGACGTGTCAAGAAGCATCTCGGCAACCCCGATCTCAAGGTCATCCTGACCGGCGGCCACGCCCGTCTGATCCACCCCCTCTGCGAACAGCCGATGGTCTGCGACGAACGGCTGATCCTCAAGGGACTCCTCCTGATCCACCAGAAGAACGCGCAGAAGCCCGCCCGGGCGGAATGA
- a CDS encoding ECF transporter S component, with protein sequence MQTNVVRSNKERIRELTLLAIFIAIIAVLGLVPSFGLGSSSLGFIRIAPNIEATIIHIPVLIGGALLGRKMSIYLGLAFGVVSLIAAFIYSSPLFVYPWVSVLPRLAFGFLIYDVTRFFLRIIKNRHLAYGVSFLVLTVIHTLLVLSMLWTSFAIYMDMGLFESFLPYLAWLVYVLVPVSAAIEAGIAAVVGAVVAVRLRAYLDNRAEESPED encoded by the coding sequence ATGCAAACGAACGTGGTTAGAAGCAACAAGGAACGCATCCGGGAACTGACGCTGCTCGCGATCTTCATCGCCATCATCGCCGTCCTCGGACTGGTCCCGTCCTTCGGACTGGGATCGTCGTCGCTCGGGTTCATCCGCATCGCCCCGAACATCGAGGCGACCATCATCCACATCCCCGTCCTGATCGGCGGGGCGCTGCTCGGACGCAAGATGTCGATCTATCTCGGCCTCGCGTTCGGCGTCGTCTCGCTCATCGCCGCCTTCATCTATTCCAGCCCGCTGTTCGTCTACCCGTGGGTGTCGGTCCTGCCGCGTCTGGCGTTCGGGTTTCTGATCTATGACGTCACGCGGTTTTTCCTCCGCATCATCAAGAACAGGCATCTTGCCTATGGCGTCAGTTTCCTCGTGCTGACCGTCATCCACACCCTTCTGGTGCTTTCGATGCTCTGGACCTCGTTCGCCATTTATATGGATATGGGGCTGTTCGAATCGTTCCTTCCCTATCTCGCATGGCTCGTCTACGTGCTCGTTCCGGTATCCGCCGCGATCGAGGCCGGGATCGCAGCCGTCGTCGGCGCCGTCGTCGCGGTCCGTCTGAGGGCCTATCTCGACAACCGCGCCGAAGAGTCTCCGGAGGACTGA